The Onychomys torridus chromosome 4, mOncTor1.1, whole genome shotgun sequence genome includes a window with the following:
- the Slc17a9 gene encoding solute carrier family 17 member 9 yields the protein MPSQRSSLMQSTPEEAGKTPSAAAEDTQWSRPECQAWTGMLLLGTCLLYCARVTMPICTVAMSQDFGWNKKEAGIVLSSFFWGYCLTQVVGGHLGDRIGGEKVILLSASTWGFITAVTPLLAHLGSGHLAFMTFSRILTGLLQGVYFPALTSLLSQRVQESERAFTYSTVGAGSQFGTLVTGGVGSVLLDWCGWQSVFYFSGGLTLLWVYCVYRYLLNEKDLVLALGVLAQGLPMAKPSKVPWRQLFRKPSVWAAVCSQLSSACSFFILLSWLPTFFEETFPHSKGWVFNVVPWLLAIPASLFSGFLSDRLISQGYRVITVRKFMQVMGLGLSSIFALCLGHTTSFLKAIVFASASVGFQTFNHSGISVNIQDLAPSCAGFLFGVANTAGALAGVIGVCLGGYLIEATGSWTCVFNLVAIISNLGLGTFLVFGKAQRVDLTPTHEDL from the exons AGACCCCATCTGCGGCAGCAGAGGATACACAATGGTCCAG GCCTGAGTGCCAGGCATGGACAGGGATGCTACTCCTGGGCACCTGTCTGCTGTACTGCGCTCGAGTTACCATGCCCATCTGCACTGTTGCCATGAGCCAGGACTTCGGCTGGAACAAGAAGGAGGCTGGTATCGTGCTCAGCAGCTTCTTCTGGGGCTACTGCCTGACTCAGGTGGTGGGCGGCCACCTTGGGGATCG CATCGGAGGTGAGAAGGTCATCTTGCTGTCAGCTTCCACCTGGGGCTTCATTACTGCTGTCACACCACTGCTTGCCCACCTTGGCAGTGGCCACCTGGCCTTCATGACATTCTCTCGAATCCTTACTGGTCTGCTCCAAG GTGTTTACTTCCCGGCCCTGACTAGCCTGCTGTCCCAGAGAGTTCAGGAGAGTGAAAGGGCCTTTACGTATAGCACCGTGGGTGCTGGCTCCCAGTTCGG GACCCTGGTGACTGGGGGCGTGGGCTCAGTGCTCCTGGACTGGTGTGGATGGCAGAGTGTCTTCTACTTCTCCGGTGGTCTCACCTTGCTCTGGGTGTACTGTGTGTACAGGTACCTGCTGAATGAGAAAG ACCTTGTTctggccctgggtgtcctggCACAAGGCCTGCCTATGGCCAAGCCCTCCAAAGTGCCCTGGAGACAACTCTTCCGGAAGCCCTCTGTCTG GGCGGCAGTCTGCTCCCAGCTGTCCTCGGCTTGCTCCTTCTTCATTCTACTCTCCTGGCTACCCACCTTCTTCGAGGAGACCTTCCCCCACTCCAAG GGCTGGGTCTTCAATGTAGTGCCCTGGCTGCTGGCAATTCCTGCTAGTCTATTCAGTGGCTTCCTATCTGATCGCCTCATCAGTCAGG GTTACAGAGTCATCACAGTGCGTAAGTTCATGCAG GTGATGGGCCTTGGTCTATCGAGCATTTTTGCCTTGTGTCTGGGTCATACCACAAGCTTCCTCAAGGCTATTGTCTTTGCATCAGCTTCCGTTGGTTTCCAGACCTTCAATCACAG TGGTATTTCAGTCAATATTCAGGACCTGGCCCCATCCTGTGCTGGTTTTCTGTTTG GTGTGGCCAACACTGCAGGGGCCTTGGCAG GTGTGATAGGCGTGTGTCTGGGTGGCTACCTGATTGAGGCCACTGGCTCCTGGACGTGTGTTTTCAACTTGGTGGCAATCATCAGCAACCTGGGACTGGGCACCTTTCTGGTGTTTGGGAAGGCCCAGAGGGTGGACCTGACCCCTACTCATGAGGACCTCTAG